A window of the Hordeum vulgare subsp. vulgare chromosome 5H, MorexV3_pseudomolecules_assembly, whole genome shotgun sequence genome harbors these coding sequences:
- the LOC123398332 gene encoding uncharacterized protein LOC123398332 — protein MDASGKAATTMARRSASPSSTPTTVTPGSTASSCSSNSDPALRTPAPAYLVPSARPAGGGAEGGREYYSGCRKDANCACEICLASINATRDLLPPEAASARRCFAAAARDRRPGTRSLFLARDGGTTPGSAVTEPWTPPLRSTAKSRRDAAAAKARRSSSPDWALYALTVLGFLLLLWVDTGLVPEVAARGFGPKLSPEAVARLGHEARLAPAELGHRLRFLERGVGQLVGAGRFSNCSSKDSVWRLQQNDQHLFHWRCSLYKSAAEEVSVWGSPLRTSGLLPSTLSTRHITVLSGKVTEWSDGSVLPTVRASNGSSWSYRGRRAAAVLLEPQTWVLEYQRSVLFEGTRLLPATVELLASRCSEMVKRARRKLCKKRFHGGAGGIQTKPT, from the exons ATGGACGCGAGCGGGAAGGCGGCGACCACGATGGCGAGGAGATCCGCCTCCCCCAGCTCCACCCCCACCACCGTGACCCccggctccaccgcctcctcctgctcctccaacTCCGACCCCGCGCTGCGGACGCCCGCGCCCGCCTACCTCGTCCCGTCGGCGCGCCCAGCCGGCGGCGGGGCCGAGGGCGGAAGGGAATACTACTCCGGCTGCCGCAAGGACGCCAACTGCGCCTGCGAGATCTGCCTCGCCAGCATCAACGCCACGCGGGACCTCCTCCCGCCCGAGGCCGCCTCCGCGCGCCGCTGCTTCGCGGCCGCCGCCAGGGACCGGAGGCCTGGGACGCGCTCCCTCTTCCTCGCCCGCGACGGCGGCACTACGCCCGGGTCCGCAGTCACCGAGCCGTGGACGCCGCCGCTGCGCTCCACCGCCAAGTCGAGGCGGGACGCGGCGGCCGCCAAGGCCCGGAGGTCCTCGTCGCCCGACTGGGCGCTCTACGCGCTGACGGTTCTTGGGTTCTTGCTCCTGCTGTGGGTGGACACGGGGCTCGTCCCCGaggtcgcggccagggggttcgGCCCCAAGCTGTCGCCGGAGGCCGTCGCGCGGCTGGGCCACGAGGCGCGCCTTGCGCCTGCCGAGCTGGGCCACAGACTGCGCTTCTTGGAGCGAGGGGTCGGGCAGCTCGTCGGCGCCGGCAGGTTCTCCAACTGCAGCTCGAAGGATTCCGTCTGGCGCCTCCAGCAG AATGATCAGCATTTGTTCCATTGGCGCTGCTCACTGTACAAGTCGGCGGCAGAGGAGGTCAGCGTCTGGGGGAGCCCTCTCCGGACCTCCGGCCTGCTCCCGTCTACGCTCTCGACACGGCACATCACCGTCCTCTCCGGCAAGGTCACCGAG TGGTCGGACGGGAGCGTATTGCCGACGGTGAGGGCGAGCAACGGCAGCTCCTGGAGCTACCGGGGCCGGAGGGCAGCGGCGGTGCTGCTGGAACCACAGACGTGGGTGCTGGAGTACCAGAGGAGCGTGCTGTTCGAGGGGACACGGCTGCTGCCGGCCACTGTAGAGCTGCTGGCGTCCAGGTGCTCGGAAATGGTGAAACGGGCGCGGCGGAAGCTGTGCAAGAAGCGGTTCCATGGCGGCGCCGGCGGGATCCAGACGAAGCCAACTTGA